From the Burkholderia glumae LMG 2196 = ATCC 33617 genome, one window contains:
- the cydB gene encoding cytochrome d ubiquinol oxidase subunit II — MDYATLKVIWWVLVGTLLIGFALTDGFDMGATALLPFLGKTDDERRIIVNTVGATWEGNQVWLITAGGAMFAAWPLVYAASFSGFYFAMLLVLFALFFRPVGFDFRSKRTDPRWRRGWDWGLFVGGFVPALVFGVAFGNLLEGVPFAFDNDLRVTYTGGFWALLNPFALLCGLVSLTMLLAHGAAFIRMKTDGVIAQRAGRALRLSALAAVVLFAVAGALIASSIGGYHITQAAPLDSVANPLMKQVAAGHGLWLSNYGTYPWMIVAPVIAFAGGLLAALLAGSRFEKTAFVATGLMIVGVILTAGFSMFPFIMPSSLDPRSSLTVWDSTSSRLTLEVMLGAVIVFLPLVLLYTGWVYRVMRGKVTPQVLSDNRHTLY; from the coding sequence ATGGACTACGCTACTCTGAAGGTGATCTGGTGGGTGCTGGTCGGCACGCTGCTGATCGGCTTCGCGCTCACCGACGGCTTCGACATGGGCGCCACCGCGCTGCTGCCGTTCCTCGGCAAAACCGACGACGAGCGGCGCATCATCGTCAACACGGTCGGCGCGACCTGGGAAGGCAACCAGGTCTGGCTGATCACGGCCGGCGGCGCGATGTTCGCGGCCTGGCCGCTGGTGTACGCGGCCTCGTTCTCGGGCTTCTACTTCGCGATGCTGCTGGTGCTGTTCGCGCTGTTCTTCCGGCCGGTCGGCTTCGACTTCCGCAGCAAGCGCACCGACCCGCGCTGGCGCCGCGGCTGGGACTGGGGGCTCTTCGTCGGCGGCTTCGTGCCGGCGCTGGTGTTCGGCGTGGCCTTCGGCAACCTGCTCGAAGGCGTGCCGTTCGCGTTCGACAACGACCTGCGCGTGACCTACACGGGCGGCTTCTGGGCCCTGCTCAATCCGTTCGCGCTGCTCTGCGGGCTCGTCTCGCTGACCATGCTGCTCGCGCACGGCGCCGCGTTCATCCGCATGAAGACCGACGGCGTGATCGCGCAGCGCGCGGGCCGCGCCCTGCGTCTGAGCGCGCTGGCCGCGGTGGTGCTGTTCGCGGTCGCCGGGGCGCTGATCGCCTCGTCGATCGGCGGCTATCACATCACGCAGGCCGCCCCGCTCGACAGCGTCGCGAATCCGCTAATGAAGCAGGTGGCGGCTGGCCACGGACTGTGGCTCTCGAACTACGGCACCTATCCGTGGATGATCGTCGCGCCCGTGATCGCCTTCGCGGGCGGCCTGCTGGCCGCGCTGCTGGCCGGGTCGCGGTTCGAGAAGACGGCCTTCGTGGCCACCGGGCTGATGATCGTCGGCGTGATCCTGACGGCCGGCTTCTCGATGTTCCCGTTCATCATGCCGTCCTCGCTCGACCCGCGCAGCAGCCTGACCGTCTGGGACTCGACCTCCAGCCGTCTGACGCTCGAGGTCATGCTCGGTGCCGTGATCGTGTTCCTGCCGCTGGTCCTGCTCTATACGGGCTGGGTCTACCGCGTGATGCGCGGCAAGGTCACCCCGCAGGTGCTCAGCGACAACCGCCATACGCTGTACTGA
- the cydX gene encoding cytochrome bd-I oxidase subunit CydX: MWYFTWILGIGVALSFGVINAMWLESHEAHDAHDA; the protein is encoded by the coding sequence ATGTGGTACTTCACCTGGATTCTCGGCATTGGCGTCGCGCTGTCGTTCGGCGTGATCAACGCGATGTGGCTCGAATCGCACGAAGCACACGACGCGCACGACGCGTAG
- the nagE gene encoding N-acetylglucosamine-specific PTS transporter subunit IIBC has protein sequence MDGNPFLKIQSLGRALMLPIAVLPVAGILLRLGQSDVLNIKMIADAGGAVFDNLPLLFAIGVAVGFAKDNNGVAALAGAIGYLIETAIMKDIDPKLNMGVLSGIIAGIVAGLLYNRYKDIKLPDYLAFFGGKRFVPIVTGLVCVVLGIVFGYIWGPIQNVIDAAGHWLTTAGAIGAFVYGFLNRLLLVTGLHHIINSLAWFVFGTFTPPGGGAPVTGDLHRFFAGDPTAGGFMAGFFPIMMFGLPAACLAMFHEAPKARRAVVGGLLFSMALTSFLTGVTEPIEFSFMFLAPVLYVIHAVLTGLSLAICQLLGVKLGFTFSAGAIDYVLNYGLSTKGWIAIPLGLAYAVAYYALFRFFIRKFNMATPGREPAGDAPLAADSLGGPAGAAGGFAAAQVAGDAAAPRALRYIAALGGAANLTTVDACTTRLRLSVVDPEQVSEANLRAIGARGVLKRGGSSVQVIIGPEADLIADEIRSAIGSGEAPAAAPAATPAAAAAAPGGEAGPLDPDPMRWLAVFGGAANVASLDAVAATRLRVVVRDPSAVDRDRLASVDVAWVSTDTFHIICGSSAARYAQQMSARLPPAGGAAEQPA, from the coding sequence ATGGACGGGAATCCGTTTCTGAAAATACAGAGCCTGGGACGGGCGCTGATGTTGCCGATCGCGGTATTGCCCGTGGCGGGCATCCTGCTGCGGCTGGGCCAGTCCGATGTGCTCAACATCAAGATGATCGCCGACGCGGGCGGCGCGGTGTTCGACAACCTGCCGCTCCTGTTCGCGATCGGCGTGGCCGTCGGTTTCGCGAAGGACAACAACGGCGTCGCGGCGCTCGCGGGTGCGATCGGCTACCTGATCGAAACCGCGATCATGAAGGACATCGACCCGAAGCTGAACATGGGCGTGCTGTCCGGGATCATCGCGGGCATCGTGGCGGGACTGCTCTATAACCGCTACAAGGACATCAAGCTGCCGGACTATCTGGCGTTCTTCGGCGGCAAGCGCTTCGTGCCGATCGTGACCGGCCTCGTCTGCGTGGTGCTCGGGATCGTGTTCGGCTACATCTGGGGGCCGATCCAGAACGTGATCGACGCGGCCGGCCACTGGCTGACCACGGCCGGTGCGATCGGCGCGTTCGTATACGGATTCCTGAACCGGCTGCTGCTCGTCACCGGGCTGCACCACATCATCAACTCGCTCGCCTGGTTCGTGTTCGGCACGTTCACGCCGCCGGGCGGCGGCGCGCCGGTAACGGGCGACCTGCACCGCTTCTTCGCGGGCGATCCGACCGCGGGCGGCTTCATGGCGGGCTTTTTCCCGATCATGATGTTCGGTCTGCCGGCCGCATGCCTGGCGATGTTCCACGAGGCGCCGAAGGCGCGCCGCGCGGTGGTGGGCGGCCTGCTGTTCTCGATGGCGCTGACCTCGTTCCTGACCGGCGTGACCGAGCCGATCGAATTCAGCTTCATGTTCCTCGCGCCGGTGCTGTACGTGATCCATGCGGTGCTGACGGGGCTTTCGCTCGCGATCTGTCAGCTGCTTGGCGTGAAGCTCGGCTTCACGTTTTCGGCCGGCGCGATCGACTACGTGCTGAACTACGGGCTCTCGACGAAGGGCTGGATCGCAATCCCGCTCGGCCTTGCCTACGCGGTCGCCTACTACGCGCTGTTCCGCTTCTTCATCCGCAAGTTCAACATGGCCACGCCGGGCCGCGAGCCCGCCGGCGACGCGCCGCTGGCCGCGGACAGCCTCGGCGGCCCGGCCGGCGCGGCCGGCGGTTTCGCCGCGGCGCAGGTCGCGGGCGATGCGGCGGCGCCGCGCGCGCTGCGCTATATCGCGGCGCTCGGCGGTGCAGCGAACCTGACGACGGTCGATGCCTGCACGACGCGACTGCGTCTGTCGGTAGTCGATCCGGAGCAGGTGTCCGAGGCGAACCTGAGGGCGATCGGCGCGCGCGGCGTGCTCAAGCGCGGCGGCAGCAGCGTGCAGGTGATCATCGGGCCTGAGGCGGACCTGATCGCCGACGAAATCCGCAGCGCGATCGGCAGCGGCGAGGCCCCGGCGGCGGCCCCGGCTGCCACGCCGGCAGCCGCAGCGGCAGCACCGGGCGGCGAGGCCGGTCCGCTCGATCCTGATCCGATGCGCTGGCTCGCCGTGTTCGGCGGCGCGGCCAACGTGGCGTCGCTCGACGCGGTCGCCGCCACGCGGCTGCGCGTGGTGGTGCGCGATCCGTCGGCCGTCGATCGCGACCGGCTCGCGAGCGTGGATGTCGCCTGGGTGTCGACCGACACGTTCCACATCATCTGCGGCAGCTCGGCCGCGCGTTACGCGCAGCAAATGTCGGCGCGCCTGCCGCCGGCCGGCGGGGCGGCCGAGCAGCCCGCGTGA